In Vigna unguiculata cultivar IT97K-499-35 chromosome 3, ASM411807v1, whole genome shotgun sequence, a single genomic region encodes these proteins:
- the LOC114177292 gene encoding LOW QUALITY PROTEIN: lysine-specific demethylase JMJ18-like (The sequence of the model RefSeq protein was modified relative to this genomic sequence to represent the inferred CDS: inserted 1 base in 1 codon), whose protein sequence is MKQLKLAAEFHAIEDNLLRHKPEMEITFESSASPQHKKISARWDPVEACRPIIDEAPVFYPTIEEFEDTLGYLAKIRPQAEPYGICRIVPPVCWAPPCPLKEKDLWEIAKFPTRIQQIDLLQNREPMRKKIRGRKRKRRRQSKMGAGKRTAKSGSEANVASEPEEKFGFQSGSDFTLKDFQQYAKVFKDCYFGLNDANEYGKVSDYNHWLKREPSVEDIEGEYWRIIEQPTDEVEVYYGADLETGSLGSGFPKTSSLTNNDSDRYAVSGWNLNNFPRLPGSALCFEGSDISGVLVPWLYVGMCFSSFCWHVEDHHLYSLNYLHWGDPKVWYGVPGTHAPGLEAAMRKHLPDLFEEQPNLLNELVTQLSPSILKSEGVPVHRTVQNSGEFVVTFPRAYHCGFNCGFNCAEAVNVAPVDWLVHGQNAVELYSLQCRKTSLSHDKLLFGCAQEAVCALTEATRHEKENLKYIKWSSACGKDGVLTKAIKTRISMEKERLGCLPTHLKKLRMNSEFDLFEERECFSCFYDLHLSAVGCKCSPXTYSCLKHSHLFCSCEVDKSFVLFRYTMNELSTLVEALEGEAHAIEVWANRNTGLVSANAEDACIYKQDAESYKGWKSSTYCARTNYKSNSNVPNSSYSHISAELVHSEFHRETYSAPYGTKDCQKDIVNEEKLVIYNEDKVREGSLDLNIDVMFVERESRFPHAAEYHHNKSVPYVGKVCYSEVRKKQDNMEPGFGCIASLEKEFSSCSRDVQNSCTLDGYKLFGVDLQMHSDSKEQLNGVFKIGDVETSNASVSLINQNFLMHKISVSVEPVNLGIAMCGKLWCSKHAIYPKGFKSRVKFLSILDPPRICNYVSEVYDAGFLGPLFKVTMEEHPSEIFTNTSADKCWESVLLRLNHETEKLRNQGERELPPLELLKTINGHKMFGFLSPSIMQAIEALDPNHQCIEYWNHKEVVSESSESGIDDCKLSHGSSNSLSDVKTRLLGPGLRNLEQDSRRNCDSFEEMKLVVEGLLKKASAEELSAMHKLFSSDAQFTKWRVAFVTLIEEIQKACA, encoded by the exons ATGAAACAGTTGAAATTGGCTGCAGAATTTCACGCTATAGAG GATAATCTTCTTAGGCATAAGCCAGAAATGGAAATCACATTTGAGTCTTCTGCCAGTCCGCAGCATAAAAAG ATATCAGCCAGATGGGATCCGGTTGAAGCATGCCGACCTATAATTGATGAAGCACCTGTGTTCTATCCAACTATTGAG GAGTTTGAAGACACACTTGGTTACTTAGCTAAGATTCGCCCCCAAGCTGAACCTTATGGCATATGTAGGATTGTCCCTCCAGTTTGCTGGGCACCACCATGCCCTCTTAAGGAGAAAGATTTATGGGAAATTGCAAAGTTTCCCACTCGTATCCAGCAAATTGATTTGCTTCAGAACAGGGAGCCCATGAGGAAGAAAATTAGGGGAAGGAAGCGAAAACGTAGAAGGCAATCAAAGATGGGAGCAGGTAAGAGAACTGCCAAATCAGGTTCTGAAGCTAATGTTGCTTCTGAGCCTGAGGAGAAGTTTGGATTCCAATCGGGGTCAGACTTCACACTTAAAGACTTTCAGCAATATGCTAAGGTTTTTAAAGACTGCTACTTTGGATTGAATGATGCCAATGAATATGGAAAAGTTAGCGATTATAATCACTGGCTGAAACGGGAGCCCTCTGTGGAAGACATTGAAGGTGAATACTGGAGAATAATAGAGCAACCAACAGATGAGGTTGAG GTGTATTATGGAGCTGACTTGGAAACTGGATCACTTGGAAGTGGCTTTCCTAAGACATCATCCTTAACTAACAATGATTCAGATAGATATGCTGTGTCTGGCTGGAATCTGAATAACTTCCCACGATTGCCAGGTTCTGCGTTATGTTTTGAAGGAAGTGATATCTCAGGAGTTCTAGTTCCATGGCTGTATGTTGGAATGTGCTTTTCCTCATTTTGCTGG CATGTTGAGGACCATCATCTCTATTCACTTAATTATCTGCATTGGGGTGACCCAAAGGTATGGTATGGAGTACCTGGAACCCATGCTCCAGGTTTGGAAGCTGCAATGAGAAAGCACTTGCCTGATTTATTTGAAGAACAACCAAATCTACTAAATGAATTG GTGACTCAGTTATCTCCTTCAATTCTTAAATCCGAGGGGGTGCCCGTACATCGCACTGTTCAGAATTCAGGTGAATTTGTTGTTACCTTTCCAAGGGCGTATCACTGTGGCTTCAATTGTGGCTTCAATTGCGCAGAGGCTGTGAATGTGGCTCCTGTTGATTGGCTTGTGCATGGCCAGAATGCTGTTGAGCTTTACAGTTTGCAGTGCCGTAAGACTTCATTGTCCCATGACAAGTTATTATTTGGATGTGCTCAGGAAGCCGTGTGTGCCCTTACAGAGGCAACTCgtcatgaaaaagaaaatctaaaatatataaaatggaGTAGTGCTTGTGGGAAAGATGGAGTTCTTACCAAGGCAATTAAG ACAAGGATATCTATGGAAAAGGAGAGGCTTGGCTGTCTTCCCACTCATTTGAAGAAGCTTAGGATGAACAGTGAGTTTGATTTGTTTGAGGAAAGAGAATGCTTCTCTTGCTTCTATGACTTGCACCTATCCGCCGTAGGTTGCAAGTGCTCCC ATACTTATTCGTGTCTCAAGCACTCACATTTGTTTTGCTCATGTGAAGTGGACAAAAGCTTTGTTCTGTTTCGTTATACCATGAATGAACTGAGTACATTGGTTGAGGCATTAGAAGGAGAAGCACATGCTATTGAAGTGTGGGCAAATAGAAACACTGGATTGGTATCTGCTAATGCTGAGGATGCTTGCATCTATAAACAAGACGCGGAGAGTTACAAAGGATGGAAAAGCTCAACATATTGTGCACGAACCAATTATAAGTCAAATTCAAATGTACCTAACAGTTCTTACAGCCACATTTCTGCAGAGCTAGTCCACTCAGAGTTTCACCGTGAAACTTATAGTGCACCATATGGCACTAAAGATTGTCAAAAAGATATTGTGAATGAAGAAAAATTGGTCATATACAATGAAGATAAGGTGAGGGAAGGTTCTCTGGATTTAAATATTGATGTTATGTTTGTTGAACGTGAAAGTCGTTTTCCGCATGCTGCTGAATACCATCATAATAAAAGTGTTCCATATGTTGGAAAAGTCTGCTATTCAGAGGTCAGAAAGAAACAAGACAACATGGAACCTGGGTTTGGATGTATAGCTTCCTTGGAGAAAGAATTTTCATCATGTTCAAGGGACGTTCAAAATTCTTGTACACTAGATGGTTATAAATTGTTTGGGGTGGATCTGCAGATGCATTCTGATTCGAAAGAACAACTCAACGGCGTATTTAAAATAGGTGATGTTGAAACTTCCAATGCAAGTGTATCTTTGATAAACCAAAATTTCTTAATGCACAAGATTAGTGTTTCTGTTGAGCCTGTGAATTTGGGCATTGCTATGTGTGGCAAGTTGTGGTGCAGTAAGCATGCAATATATCCAAAAG GATTCAAGAGTCGTGTTAAGTTCTTAAGCATTCTTGATCCACCAAGAATTTGTAACTATGTTTCTGAAGTCTATGATGCTGGATTTCTTGGGCCTCTTTTCAAG gTTACCATGGAAGAACATCCAAGTGAGATCTTCACAAACACCTCGGCAGATAAGTGCTGGGAGTCAGTTCTTTTGAGACTAAATCATGAAACCGAGAAGCTAAGGAATCAAGGTGAAAGAGAACTTCCTCCCTTGGAGCTTCTGAAAACCATTAATGGTCATAAAATGTTTGGATTCCTTTCACCTTCCATTATGCAG GCTATTGAAGCTCTGGACCCCAACCATCAATGCATCGAGTACTGGAATCACAAAGAAGTTGTCTCTGAGTCTTCAGAAAGTGGCATTGATGACTGTAAGCTCAGTCACGGTTCAAGTAACTCTCTAAGTGATGTCAAAACCAGACTTCTTGGTCCTGGTTTGAGAAATCTGGAACAAGATAGCAGAAGAAATTGTGATTCTTTCGAAGAGATGAAGTTGGTGGTAGAAGGGTTATTGAAAAAGGCTAGTGCTGAAGAATTAAGCGCCATGCACAAGTTATTCAGCTCTGATGCACAGTTCACCAAATGGAGAGTGGCATTTGTAACGCTGATTGAGGAAATCCAGAAAGCTTGTGCATAA
- the LOC114175706 gene encoding subtilisin-like protease SBT2.2 isoform X2, producing the protein MLGGALHSKTQMENMHWSHKHSLVLCLLAMLQTPSLCQSEETTAVYIVTLKQAPASHHHHELITVAKNSGHGASGRRRTRVHKPRHQNVTKEDKGYASYFARVHDSLLNKVFKGEKYLKLYSYHYLINGFAVLVTQQQAEKLSRRREVSNVVLDFSVRTATTHTPQFLGLPQGAWFQTGGFETAGEGITIGFVDTGIDPTHPSFADDKSQHPFPVPANFSGVCEVTPDFPSGSCNRKLVGARHFAASAITRGIFNSSQDYASPFDGDGHGTHTASVAAGNHGIPVVVAGQFFGNASGMAPHSHISIYKALYRRFGGFAADVVAAIDQAAQDGVDIICLSITPNRRPSVQAAGNTGPSPMTMSSFSPWIFTVGATSHDRVYSNSLCLGNNLTVPGLGLAPGTHENTMFKLIHARHALNKTTTVADAMYIGECQDASIFNQDLVQGNLLICSYSVRFVLGLSTIKQAIETAMNLSAVGVVFSMDPFVTSFQLNPVPMKIPGIIIPSANDSKILLQYYNSSLEIDGDSNKIVKFGAVASIGGGVEANYNDEAPKVVYYSARGPDPEDTLPHEADIMKPNLVAPGNLIWAAWSSAASDSDEFLGENFALMSGTSMAAPHVAGLAALVKQKFPNFSPAAIGSALSTSASLYDNNGRSIMAQRSYPTTDLNLSPATPFDMGSGFVNATAALNPGLLFDSSYDDYMSFLCGINGSTPTVLNYTGQNCWTYNSTVYGPDLNLPSITIARLNQSRVVQRTIQNIAGNETYNVGWSAPYGTSMKVSPNHFSIGSGEKQVLSVIFNATSNSSAASYGRIGLYGNQGHVVNIPVAVIFKIL; encoded by the exons ATGCTTGGTGGGGCTTTGCATTCCAAAACCCAAATGGAAAACATGCATTGGTCGCATAAACATTCACTGGTGCTGTGTTTGTTGGCCATGCTTCAAACACCTTCCTtgtgtcaaagtgaagaaacaaCAGCTGTGTACATTGTTACTCTGAAACAAGCTCCTGCTTCTCACCACCATCATGAGTTGATCACAGTGGCTAAAAATTCTGGACATGGTGCATCTGGGAGAAGAAGAACTAGAGTTCACAAACCAAG ACATCAGAATGTTACAAAGGAAGATAAGGGATATGCTTCATACTTTGCCCGTGTTCATGACTCGTTGTTGAATAAGGTCTTTAAGGGGGAGAAATATCTGAAGCTCTATAGCTATCATTACTTGATTAATGGATTTGCTGTGCTGGTTACCCAACAGCAG GCAGAGAAACTTTCAAGGAGAAGAGAAGTTTCCAATGTGGTTTTGGATTTTTCTGTGAGGACTGCAACCACCCACACTCCACAATTTTTGGGGCTGCCACAGGGTGCTTGGTTTCAAACAGGTGGGTTTGAAACTGCTGGAGAAGGAATCACTATTGGGTTTGTTGACACTGGCATTGATCCTACACACCCTAGTTTTGCTGATGATAAATCTCAACATCCTTTTCCTGTTCCTGCTAATTTTTCTGGCGTCTGTGAGGTTACTCCAGATTTTCCATCTGGTTCTTGCAATAGGAAGCTTGTTGGGGCCAGACATTTTGCAGCTTCTGCTATAACCAGAGGAATATTTAACTCTTCTCAGGACTATGCTTCTCCCTTTGATGGAGATGGCCATGGCAC GCACACAGCTTCTGTTGCAGCTGGAAACCATGGAATTCCAGTGGTCGTTGCTGGACAATTTTTTGGAAATGCTAGTGGGATGGCTCCTCATTCGCA CATTTCCATTTACAAGGCACTATACAGAAGATTTGGAGGATTTGCAGCAGATGTTGTTGCAGCCATTGACCAG GCAGCTCAGGATGGTGTTGACATAATATGCTTGTCAATCACTCCTAATAGGCGTCCTTCTG TGCAAGCTGCTGGAAACACTGGACCATCACCTATGACCATGTCCTCCTTCAGTCCTTGGATCTTCACAGTTGGTGCTACCTCTCATGATCGAGTTTATAGCAACTCCCTATGTCTTGGAAATAATCTCACCGTACCTGGACTTGGACTTGCAC cCGGCACACATGAGAACACAATGTTCAAACTGATTCATGCACGACATGCTTTGAACAAAACCACAACAGTTGCTGATGCTATGTATATCGgtgagtgtcaagatgcaagtATATTCAATCAGGATTTGGTTCAGGGTAACCTTTTGATCTGTAGCTATTCAGTCCGATTTGTACTTGGTCTCTCCACCATCAAACAGGCCATAGAAACAGCCATGAACCTTAGTGCCGTTGGAGTTGTTTTCTCCATGGATCCTTTTGTCACTTCTTTTCAGCTTAACCCAGTTCCAATGAAAATTCCTGGCATAATAATTCCATCTGCAAATGATTCCAAG atATTACTGCAATACTACAATTCTTCACTGGAAATAGATGGGGActcaaataaaattgttaaatttggGGCTGTTGCTAGTATTGGTGGGGGAGTAGAAGCTAACTACAACGATGAGGCACCAAAGGTTGTGTATTACTCTGCCAGGGGACCAGATCCAGAGGATACTCTTCCTCATGAAGCTGACATTATGAAACCCAATTTGGTAGCACCTGGAAATCTTATATGGGCTGCTTGGAGTTCTGCTGCCTCTGATTCTGATGAATTTCTAG GTGAGAATTTTGCATTGATGTCTGGCACAAGCATGGCTGCACCTCATGTTGCTGGTCTTGCTGCACTGGTTAAGCAAAAGTTTCCCAATTTCAGTCCTGCAGCCATTGGATCTGCACTTTCCACCTCAGCTTCTCTGTATGACAACAATGGGAGGTCAATAATGGCTCAGAGATCATATCCTACCACAGACCTTAACCTATCTCCAGCAACTCCCTTTGACATGGGAAGCGGTTTTGTGAATGCTACTGCAGCACTAAATCCGGGATTGCTTTTTGATTCTA GTTATGATGATTACATGTCATTCCTATGTGGTATCAATGGTTCAACTCCTACAGTGCTAAACTACACCGGTCAAAATTGCTGGACTTATAACTCTACTGTTTATGGCCCTGATCTGAACTTGCCCTCAATCACAATAGCAAGGTTGAACCAATCTAGAGTAGTACAAAGAACAATCCAAAACATTGCTGGAAATGAAACATACAATGTTGGTTGGAGCGCTCCATATGGCACTTCTATGAAAGTGTCTCCGAATCACTTCTCTATTGGCAGTGGGGAGAAACAAGTCTTGTCTGTGATCTTCAATGCAACCAGCAACAGCTCTGCTGCAAGCTATGGGAGAATTGGGTTGTATGGTAACCAAGGTCATGTTGTCAACATTCCCGTAGCAGTCATTTTCAAAATCTTATAA
- the LOC114175706 gene encoding subtilisin-like protease SBT2.3 isoform X1: MLGGALHSKTQMENMHWSHKHSLVLCLLAMLQTPSLCQSEETTAVYIVTLKQAPASHHHHELITVAKNSGHGASGRRRTRVHKPRHQNVTKEDKGYASYFARVHDSLLNKVFKGEKYLKLYSYHYLINGFAVLVTQQQAEKLSRRREVSNVVLDFSVRTATTHTPQFLGLPQGAWFQTGGFETAGEGITIGFVDTGIDPTHPSFADDKSQHPFPVPANFSGVCEVTPDFPSGSCNRKLVGARHFAASAITRGIFNSSQDYASPFDGDGHGTHTASVAAGNHGIPVVVAGQFFGNASGMAPHSHISIYKALYRRFGGFAADVVAAIDQAAQDGVDIICLSITPNRRPSGIATFFNPIDMALLSAVKAGIFVVQAAGNTGPSPMTMSSFSPWIFTVGATSHDRVYSNSLCLGNNLTVPGLGLAPGTHENTMFKLIHARHALNKTTTVADAMYIGECQDASIFNQDLVQGNLLICSYSVRFVLGLSTIKQAIETAMNLSAVGVVFSMDPFVTSFQLNPVPMKIPGIIIPSANDSKILLQYYNSSLEIDGDSNKIVKFGAVASIGGGVEANYNDEAPKVVYYSARGPDPEDTLPHEADIMKPNLVAPGNLIWAAWSSAASDSDEFLGENFALMSGTSMAAPHVAGLAALVKQKFPNFSPAAIGSALSTSASLYDNNGRSIMAQRSYPTTDLNLSPATPFDMGSGFVNATAALNPGLLFDSSYDDYMSFLCGINGSTPTVLNYTGQNCWTYNSTVYGPDLNLPSITIARLNQSRVVQRTIQNIAGNETYNVGWSAPYGTSMKVSPNHFSIGSGEKQVLSVIFNATSNSSAASYGRIGLYGNQGHVVNIPVAVIFKIL, from the exons ATGCTTGGTGGGGCTTTGCATTCCAAAACCCAAATGGAAAACATGCATTGGTCGCATAAACATTCACTGGTGCTGTGTTTGTTGGCCATGCTTCAAACACCTTCCTtgtgtcaaagtgaagaaacaaCAGCTGTGTACATTGTTACTCTGAAACAAGCTCCTGCTTCTCACCACCATCATGAGTTGATCACAGTGGCTAAAAATTCTGGACATGGTGCATCTGGGAGAAGAAGAACTAGAGTTCACAAACCAAG ACATCAGAATGTTACAAAGGAAGATAAGGGATATGCTTCATACTTTGCCCGTGTTCATGACTCGTTGTTGAATAAGGTCTTTAAGGGGGAGAAATATCTGAAGCTCTATAGCTATCATTACTTGATTAATGGATTTGCTGTGCTGGTTACCCAACAGCAG GCAGAGAAACTTTCAAGGAGAAGAGAAGTTTCCAATGTGGTTTTGGATTTTTCTGTGAGGACTGCAACCACCCACACTCCACAATTTTTGGGGCTGCCACAGGGTGCTTGGTTTCAAACAGGTGGGTTTGAAACTGCTGGAGAAGGAATCACTATTGGGTTTGTTGACACTGGCATTGATCCTACACACCCTAGTTTTGCTGATGATAAATCTCAACATCCTTTTCCTGTTCCTGCTAATTTTTCTGGCGTCTGTGAGGTTACTCCAGATTTTCCATCTGGTTCTTGCAATAGGAAGCTTGTTGGGGCCAGACATTTTGCAGCTTCTGCTATAACCAGAGGAATATTTAACTCTTCTCAGGACTATGCTTCTCCCTTTGATGGAGATGGCCATGGCAC GCACACAGCTTCTGTTGCAGCTGGAAACCATGGAATTCCAGTGGTCGTTGCTGGACAATTTTTTGGAAATGCTAGTGGGATGGCTCCTCATTCGCA CATTTCCATTTACAAGGCACTATACAGAAGATTTGGAGGATTTGCAGCAGATGTTGTTGCAGCCATTGACCAG GCAGCTCAGGATGGTGTTGACATAATATGCTTGTCAATCACTCCTAATAGGCGTCCTTCTGGTATTGCAACTTTTTTCAACCCAATTGATATGGCATTGCTGTCAGCAGTAAAAGCAGGAATTTTTGTAGTGCAAGCTGCTGGAAACACTGGACCATCACCTATGACCATGTCCTCCTTCAGTCCTTGGATCTTCACAGTTGGTGCTACCTCTCATGATCGAGTTTATAGCAACTCCCTATGTCTTGGAAATAATCTCACCGTACCTGGACTTGGACTTGCAC cCGGCACACATGAGAACACAATGTTCAAACTGATTCATGCACGACATGCTTTGAACAAAACCACAACAGTTGCTGATGCTATGTATATCGgtgagtgtcaagatgcaagtATATTCAATCAGGATTTGGTTCAGGGTAACCTTTTGATCTGTAGCTATTCAGTCCGATTTGTACTTGGTCTCTCCACCATCAAACAGGCCATAGAAACAGCCATGAACCTTAGTGCCGTTGGAGTTGTTTTCTCCATGGATCCTTTTGTCACTTCTTTTCAGCTTAACCCAGTTCCAATGAAAATTCCTGGCATAATAATTCCATCTGCAAATGATTCCAAG atATTACTGCAATACTACAATTCTTCACTGGAAATAGATGGGGActcaaataaaattgttaaatttggGGCTGTTGCTAGTATTGGTGGGGGAGTAGAAGCTAACTACAACGATGAGGCACCAAAGGTTGTGTATTACTCTGCCAGGGGACCAGATCCAGAGGATACTCTTCCTCATGAAGCTGACATTATGAAACCCAATTTGGTAGCACCTGGAAATCTTATATGGGCTGCTTGGAGTTCTGCTGCCTCTGATTCTGATGAATTTCTAG GTGAGAATTTTGCATTGATGTCTGGCACAAGCATGGCTGCACCTCATGTTGCTGGTCTTGCTGCACTGGTTAAGCAAAAGTTTCCCAATTTCAGTCCTGCAGCCATTGGATCTGCACTTTCCACCTCAGCTTCTCTGTATGACAACAATGGGAGGTCAATAATGGCTCAGAGATCATATCCTACCACAGACCTTAACCTATCTCCAGCAACTCCCTTTGACATGGGAAGCGGTTTTGTGAATGCTACTGCAGCACTAAATCCGGGATTGCTTTTTGATTCTA GTTATGATGATTACATGTCATTCCTATGTGGTATCAATGGTTCAACTCCTACAGTGCTAAACTACACCGGTCAAAATTGCTGGACTTATAACTCTACTGTTTATGGCCCTGATCTGAACTTGCCCTCAATCACAATAGCAAGGTTGAACCAATCTAGAGTAGTACAAAGAACAATCCAAAACATTGCTGGAAATGAAACATACAATGTTGGTTGGAGCGCTCCATATGGCACTTCTATGAAAGTGTCTCCGAATCACTTCTCTATTGGCAGTGGGGAGAAACAAGTCTTGTCTGTGATCTTCAATGCAACCAGCAACAGCTCTGCTGCAAGCTATGGGAGAATTGGGTTGTATGGTAACCAAGGTCATGTTGTCAACATTCCCGTAGCAGTCATTTTCAAAATCTTATAA
- the LOC114179151 gene encoding CASP-like protein 1B1, whose product MASENAEKVDLSLNTVSDTKPKKEWINLSLRVLSFFATASATLIMALNKQTKTLVVATIGTTPLTITLTAKFLHTPAFIFFVIVNGIVSLYNLVVIAMDILGPHYDYKGLRLGLTAILDVMAMALAASGDGAATFMAEVGRNGNSHAKWEKICDKFEAYCNRSGVALATSFLGIILLLVVTVMSITKLSKLNRI is encoded by the exons ATGGCCTCAGAAAATGCAGAAAAAGTAGACCTCAGTTTGAACACTGTGTCTGATACCAAACCGAAGAAGGAGTGGATCAATTTGTCCCTTAGGGTGCTCTCATTCTTTGCCACAGCATCTGCTACACTCATTATGGCACTcaacaaacaaaccaaaacCTTGGTAGTGGCCACCATTGGCACAACCCCACTAACAATCACTCTCACCGCTAAGTTTCTCCACACTCCTGCATTCAT ATTCTTTGTGATAGTGAATGGAATCGTGAGTCTCTATAACTTGGTGGTGATAGCAATGGATATATTAGGTCCACATTATGATTACAAAGGACTTCGTCTTGGTCTAACTGCAATTTTAGACGTG ATGGCAATGGCTCTAGCAGCAAGTGGAGATGGAGCAGCAACTTTCATGGCAGAAGTAGGAAGGAATGGGAATTCACATGCAAAGTGGGAGAAGATATGTGACAAATTCGAAGCATACTGCAACAGAAGTGGTGTTGCCCTAGCTACCTCCTTCCTTGGCATCATTCTCCTCCTCGTTGTTACTGTCATGTCTATCACCAAACTCTCCAAGCTAAATCGTATTTAG